TCCAGGTAAATTCTGTAGAAATCATTCAGCTCGATTTGAGCATCGCGTTGCTGAGCGAAAAATACCTCAAGCTTGCTCTTCACTAATCTCTCAAGACTTACAGACTGAAGATTGGCCACGAACAAATGATTTGAACTATTGAGGTTCGGTGCCATGCGAATCCCCACCCCCCGGTTAACACGAAACAATAAAAAAAGCAGAACAAGCTCTAGTTAGACACCTCGCTCTGTGTCCTTCCAAATATACTTATGCAATTGCAATTGCAACCGCGCACTTGATTTCCCAAAAAGAATTTTATTTGCAAGCCATTTTTCTGAGACTTTTCCATATGATGGGCTGTATAAAACGCGGGATCCCATCTCCAGTCCAGTTCTGCGTACAAATCTTTCGGCCCATTCAAAGTCCTCCTCCGAACAGATAACAAATTTGAATTCGGAATTGACGTCTTCCAGCAACTGAAGATTTTCTGGGCAGAAGGCCTGAGGTTCGCCGCTGTCGGGTGTTTTGACATCAATGATTCTCTTAACGCGTTT
This region of Bdellovibrionales bacterium genomic DNA includes:
- a CDS encoding site-specific DNA inversion stimulation factor, whose protein sequence is MAPNLNSSNHLFVANLQSVSLERLVKSKLEVFFAQQRDAQIELNDFYRIYLEQVEKPLLEEALRANSGNQVRTAKMLGINRNTLKKKIDTYKIRIRSMKHSET